TTTTGAGTTATCTGTGGTCTTAATGCATGAGTTGGTGTATTTCATGAATAAAATGAACAAAATTGATGCTTCAATGGGAACTCAACATAGATGAACAGAAGCATCAAATCAACCAGGCAGAGTCATGTAGACTGGTCGAACCCCTCATCTCGATGAGACTGCCCCGCGCTCGTGTCAGAAACCATCGACCAATGATGATTGCGCCTCATCCACCAGAAAGGTACGCGGCGGCGGTGCGTCGTGCTGGATCCGTATAGTTGGTAAACGGACTGCGGAGCGTGCAGTGCCCTGTCAAGGAACCGCATGTTCGAATGAAGTGATAACCTCAGTGATAGCATTTGGTGTGATATGAGTTGCGCAACGAATTGGCACTGAACAGATATAATCGCGGTAAGTTGATCATCTTTTTGGTTGTATTTCTAATCATATATGTTCATAGTTCGAAGCTCGCTTGGTTGTTTGGGAGATATCTGGTTGCACCAGACTGCTGCTTATGAAACGACGGGTGCGTCTAAATTGCTGCGGCACTGTCTTGGGTAGAACTGACGGGTTTAAAGGTGTTTTATGGAATAAACGGCTGCATTGGTGATATAGACTCGGCCTGGTTGTCGCTCGTTGAGAGTTGTAACGACAACTCCATCCTGGCGCGGGATGGGCGACATCAGGAacagtctcctcctccaccatatTGTCCCTCCAACCTAATGTAAATAGGAGATGTCCCTTAACTCCTATACGTCCGTAGATTATGTAAATCGTTCTTTGAAATCCAAACGAAGATGGTGACTCGAACCTAATCAAACTGTAAAATAAACGCAGCGCGCGCCGCGCCCTTCTTTGGTGCGGTTTCGTTTTTTAATGCAGCGGTTGCCGCATGCGCGTGTCATTCGATAAAGACAGGTGGCCCCGGAGAATACAACGACTTCGTCTATCGCTCTTCCTCTAACTGCCGTTCATCACTCTCAACCGAGAAAGGTCACAATGTGTTTCCTACAATACCTTCGTATTTTTTCCTTATCGATTAGCGATTTAGGTTATATAACAATCAGAATGTCTCTTTCTAGTGATAATAGTAGTGATGTCCGTGAATTAGGATCTTGTCCATAGTGTCAAAACCATAAGAAAATTACAGTTTATTTTAGTAGTTTGTCCTGGCTGCTAAGCTTTGGGCTGAGATAAGCTTCTTTAGTGAGTACGTCAGCTCTGCCATTGTAGCATTTAGGGTCCCAGCTGGACTATtaatgacatacacacacatacacacacacacatacacacacacacacatacacacacacacacactctatctctctcttgctctctctctctctaaccaaAACAACTGTGAGATTACGAGGGAAAAGTTCATCATGGGTCATACAGTGAAGAGTCTGTCCCAATTCTCTGCCTTTGTCTCCAAAGTTAAATATagtagtaaataaataaataaacacagtgTGGACTCATCTACCATTCCAGAGAGttcagagagaaaggaggtgtTCTGGACGACAGGGAGTGCTGTCAGATGCTCTGAGTCAGATGCTCCCCATGTGGACAGTTTAAGGATCAACGTTCCCTCTTCATCCAGCTTTAACCCTTCCTCTCCAACACTGACCTGACCTGACAGCAGATCACACAAAAGGATAGTAGCGTCTCTTAGGAGACTTGATAGAAACTCTTCACCAATGGCATGGTGATCACCTGGAAGACATTGATTATtctgtcctttctctccctgcctttctatgtccccctttccccctctcctcctgtccttccttccttccttcttacTTCCTTCTGCCCATCTATCTTTCCTTCCTTCGTTCCttatttacttacttacttaattACTTCCTTCCCTCCTACTTCCTTCCTTCTATCCTTCCTTCCTTATTtacttccttcctcccctcctacttccttccctcttccctctctcctccctccctttcctcttgaTGTCATCGGCCCTTCCCACAGGACGtcagtgatgacatcatcaacaGGGCACCTGTCTTCTGAGTCTGTCTGAACCCTCGTCCCAGGTCTCACTCGCACCGTCAGCATGGCAACAGGGAGGAAGGGTGAGTCCCTCACTGCCCCCCGAATACCAagaggctgtgtgtatgtgtgcgtgtgtctgtgtgtgtgtttagcatgtgtgtgggagagaaaaaGTGTGGCGTGTGTACTGTAATACACaataagtggtgtgtgtgtatgacgtgTGTGTCCATATTTTTGCATCTGACATGGTCTGGATTTAGATTATTTAATCTCTGCCATTGCCTCATATTATCTGCGTGGATTTCATTCCCTCTCAGCTATTTTAAACCTATAATTCCATGTGTGTTATTTAAGATGAAGACACAGACAACTACAAACTGcattctgtctatctgtctgtctctctgtctgaacCACTTTCTGCCTTTTTCCTCTCACTTCTTTTAGTTATTTTCTGTCAgcttccatctgtgtgtgtgtctatctctgtgcatgtctctatgtgtgtgtatctatgtgtgtgtgtctatgtgtgtgtctatatgtgtgtgtctctatgtgtgtgtgtctatgtgtgtgtctctatgtgtgtgtgtctgtgtgtctgtgtgtgtgtctctatgtgtgtgtctctatgtgtgtgtctctgtgtgtgtgtctgtgtgtgtgtctctgtgtgtgtgtcccgtccCTGACCATGCTATGCTTTGTGTAATTCAAGGCTCCACCtcaaaggggggaggggtgcgtTTCCCCGACGACGATGAACCTCCGGGCTCGCCCACGCGGCGAGACGATCTATCAAACGACGCCAGCATCATCGCTATCCCAGAGAAGGACGGCGGTTTCCTGGTGAAGGTGGGTGGGACCTAGAGGAGGCCTAGAGTACTctttaatttgtgtgtgtgggtgtatgtgtatgtgtgtgtgtttgtgtttgtcaggtaaTGATTTCCTTGTCCAATAGTCTATGACTCATCTTGTGGCCATCTGTGATGTGTGCGTGAGGATGTGTGAGtgcgtatttgtgtgtgttctaatgtgggggtgtatgtgtgagattgtgtgtgtgtgactgtgtgtttgtgcttatatggatttgtctgtctgtctgtgtgtgtgtgtgtgtgtgtgtgtgtgtgtgtgtgtgtgtgtgtgtgtgtgtgtgaatgtccgcataactcatcctctctctccgtcccaccAGGCTGGCTTCCTGAAGACCCAGCACCGCTACGAGATCGTCTTCACCATGCTGGAGGTGCCCTCCCTGGGGAAGGacgtctgctccctcctcccctcctcttcctcctcccccactgccAGGGCCGACCTCAGAGTCACCCGCCTCTCCCCCACACCCGAGGGTATGAAGAAGGGTTGGGAAAAGCAGAGGATGCCTCAGCATCACACACTGGGAAAATGATCTTTGGGGAAATTATCTTTGATTACTTCAATGCACTTTCAATCATGTTGCATTAAAGTAAGAACAAAACATTATTCCAAGGCGCGGGCATCTTCAAAACTGCCAGGGTTTCCTCTTTTTTGATCAAATGTTTATGGATGAGCCTgctgttttggaaataaatctgaAACTAGCTGTAGGGGTTTGATTGTTCGCTAATAATAGTCAGGACATGTAAAACTGTAACTGTCTGGGTCTATAGTGGGCACGGGCAGGCCTGTTTGTTTGATAACCTCTGTCCCCAGTATGAAGGTCAGGCAGGGTGGAGCACAGATGCCCTGCTACCAGACAGACACCAGCCTGGAGACAACAGAGACTAGCAGATCAATACAACCGCTCCCATTACAGaccaataaacaaacacacacacacacacactcttacacccacacacatacacacttacagacatacacacacacttttgtatccacacacacacagtatgtagTGAGTGGAGGAGGTCCGGCAGTCCTCTACGTGAGGTCTGAATCTGAGCTTCTCTTTGGGCTCTCAGACAGGGCTCTGGTCAGGCCTGTCGTCTAACAGCTTCTAATACTGTCACGGTGTCACCCTCCTGATCTGTGCTGCTCCCCCTCAGTCTACTCTGCTCAGGCTGGCAGGATCTGGGGGAGCAGGGGTGTTTTGAAGGAAtgtctgattctctctctctctcgtcgttGACTAGCCTACATCAACAACTGGCAATTGCCATaatcgtctttctctctctctctctctctctctctctctctctctctctctctctctctctctctctctctctctctctctctctctctctctctctctcactatctctctctttcacatctatctctctctctttccttttctatctccctcttcctccacccactcccccccccctgcccctctctgtaCAGGAGGTGTGAGGGTGACATGTGAGTACACCACCCACCAAGAGGGGgtgctgcaggaggagctgaCCCTGGGCAGCAGGGGCCGCAGGGACCGAGGCCTGCGGGTCAGACTGCAGGCACGTGTCATGGGTGAGGGTACACTCTCGGAAGCATACACTCAGTATATAAATGGACGTACAGTATGGATACTGTACTATAGTAAACATGCTAACATCTTCCTCTGGTGGAATAATACCTCATTGCAAGCCTCCTCCTATCACAGTATATCAACGTGATCTCAGCAAATGTCTACTCTCTACATCTACTAGTCTCTTTTTTCAACCTCTCAtttgtctcttttcctcctacTTTGTGCTCTTTGTCTCtatgtcacttcctcctctggCTTTTTgtatctccctccctttcctgtttctcctctttctctctccctttccatcttgtcctctctttccctcttagATGTACATGTATACCAAATTTCCCCTAGTGGGATGATATCATTTGACTTCACTTCCCTCGacttcccttccccccctctctttttatcCTGTAGATCGTCATCACGGGACGCCCATGTTGCTGGAAGGAGTTCGGTGTttagggacagagaaagacaatGATTCAAAGCACAGCGACCGGAAAAGGATATGACCCTCTGCTCATAGAAACCAGCCATGATGGAGCTAAACCAGCACTGaactactctctctcttacacacacacacacagagacgcactctctctctctctctctctctctctctctcactctcttacacacacgttctctcactctctctctctcaaatacacacacacatacattctctttctcatactctcacacacgtaaattgtatttttctctctcttacacacgcacactcacacaggctaGAGGTATATGAATAAcatcttgacacacacacacacacatacccactttACAGGTGTTCTGTACGAAGCAGGCTTGTATTCACCTTTAAACCCAGGGGGCCTTGACCTCCTCCACACAAgtcccacacaccacacagcagaACATACATCACTGCAGTGCTCCATTACACACCCCACTGCAACACTTCTACAACACTGAAATATCCActttacataaaacatttacattgcATTACATAAAACACTGCACAATTCTGTCATATGACACTACAACACTCAGTCATACAACACTGCAAAACTCAGCTATATAATAGGCCCTACTGTACACaatactactactagactggaCCAAGTTCTAATGAACACGTTCATTTACTGGCCCTAATTACTCTCCACTGCTCACCTCTCCTTCAGTCCACAACACAAGCCAAGTAGCTGCCTTAAATGAACAATCACTATGTATCTAAAATCACACTGTGTCATATCTGTATATGGatatgttatattatataaatatatataagcAATTACACACAATGAATGAAATGTCAGCTTAGGTGTTGTTtaaatgtgttgtgttatttgtgTGAAATATTAACATCTTTCTGCCTGTGTTTTTGGTGTTTAACTTCTGTATTGATGTCTGTAGAGATAGTGTGCATTCTGTTTGTGACTTATGTGTatagttgtatttatttattattctcTGAAACTGCACTATCAACAAAGAGGAATTCAATGTGAATGGTTAAAATATACAGACTGTCGATCGCAATAAAGAAAATTAACCCTTTTTTCTTCTACCTTTGACTGAATGGGAAATACGGGATAGGATGGGATACATGTTTTTGAAAGCAAGATCAAGTTGGACATTTCAGAAGATGAGGGCTTTATGAGGCAGTGTCTGTACATCAGGTTAGTACATGGTCAGCTGCTCAGGTCAAGGGGACCTGATGCTGAACACAGGTTTTATTCCAACCAAATAACTTGACTAAACAACACATTTGACTTGTTGAAATTCACAAAAAAAGacgaaaatgtgttttttgcaGTTTGTTTTATTGGTGCGCACAGACTACTTATACAAAGATGAATTTAGTATGTGGGTATGAATGGGCCAAATAAAACCTATATTACATGTGTTGTCATTAAGCTGTAGGAAAGGTTGAGAGGTCCAGGTTATGTGTCACACATTCAGTGAGACTGGAAAGACCACTTGAGTAACCAGATTTCATATGCTGTAGGTAAATAAAACAAGGGAGTCATCTGTGTGTCATTGGATTAAGATTTTATGCTTAAATTGAAATTCCTGCCACAGCAGAAAGGTAGGTTTGTCTTGTGAATGAATGCTCCAGTTTCAAGAACAAAGTATATGTAAAATATGGTAGAATTTGTCACTTGTTATTTTCAGCAATATCAATTCCACTTCTCAACAGGTCTGTGATGGACCCAACAGTGAAGCACGAGGAATCGTAGGTAGAATTATCACTTTATTGTTTCCAAAACAGGCACATGCCTGAGCCCACAATCAAACTGAATGACACCCACTCTAAGACATCGAGAGTACATATACAAACAGGTCAAACCAATAAAGACACGTGGGGGAAGACAAATGTCAAAAGGTTCAGTTATAGTAAGCCTGTCCATTAATCAAAACCAGGAAGTGTGCCATGCTCTGACCAACAAACATGTAAGATAAAGAACATAAAGGAACAGATCTAAGCCCATGTGTAATGTTATGACTTgatatgtgtatgtgcataATGTATGTCAATACATATGGTCAAAATCATAACAGAAAGTATCATATGGGAAAGGTTATAGAAGCGTAACAGTTATCAATGTTAAGGCTGCTGTGCGGGATATGGTACGGCCGTCACAAGGTCACATGATTGATCATTTTCCCTGTCATTAATGGAgggaattgtaaaaaaaaaaaaaaaaacctttacgTGTTTACTGAGAGGATACACTGACCAGAGAGTTTTCAAGCACAACCTATTGGTTTGTTCACTTGGTGTATGTGGATTACTGATCATATTTAAATACATGTGATgtggaaatgcaatacaataGGTAAAGTTACAATGACAACTTAACCCCACGTGAGCTGGCAGGTAATGTACAATAAGAAAGATAAAATGTCTGCAAAGATATAAACATGTGTGACAGGCAGGGGGAGGTTCTTTTGAATTTCATTGAGTGGAGCAGTCTGGCCACAATACTTTTGCAAATTGATCCACCATCCCAGGGTTCTTGTCAATGTCTTTTTCTGCTTCTTCTCTAAGAACTTGCCTCCTCAGATCATCTATCGTTTTGTCTTTTAACTTCATTTCCCCCATCATGCGCTCTAACTCTGACTCCAGTTTTTCCTTCACTCTGGGCTCTTTTTCGTACCGCTGTCTGagttcctcctgtctcctctggaTGGCGCTCTCTACCTCTTGGTACATGTCGTTGGTGTGGAACTGTCCTCGGTTCTCTTCCGTCCATGACTGTGACCTTCTCCAGCAGCTGCTGCTCCTGTTCTCGGTCCTCCATGTTCTCGTTGTTAAAGACGTGGTACCTGTTCCCACTCTCCTTCATGAGTTTCTGCAGAGTTGCATCCCTTGCTTCAATAAAGTCCTCAATCTTTTTCCCTTTCAGTTTGTCGCCACAGGTAAACAGGACCATTGTGTGTTTCGATACTGCCTCTCCGAAGATCTCCTGGACCCTGGCTACCGccatctgctcctcctctgtgaAGCGTCCGAGGGCCACCACCAGCAGGAAGACGTGGGGtccgggggaggagagggcgaTGCACTCCACCAGCTTAGTCCTGACAGAGGACTCTGAGAGCTCAGAGTCAAACAGGCCTGGGGTGTCTATGACAGACACCATGGTCTCTGTTCCACTGGCCTTTCCATTGGCCCTTTCACACTGTCTTGTCACTGACTGGGCAGAAAAGTCTACCTGGAACTGCTCTGTTCCCAGGATAGTGTTTCCTGATGCACTCTTTCCTGCTCCTGTCTTCCCCACCAGGACCATTCTGACTGATGAGAAAACAAAGTATTAGCTTGTCATATTATGTAATGCACTGGAAATATATTCTTGTAAATATGCTCTATAATGCTCTATTGTAATTCAACAATATAAAAAAGTGTGAAAGGAATATGATCAAATTGGTTGACttacaagaaataagaaatagaTTGAAGTAATTAATAATTTTGCATAAGTAGCGTATTatttgctacatgcttcgatggccaaacaaatgtcctggtgcacgtaactctgtctggctattgcattttgtacttctgttgatcaatttcttgttagttactgcatccaatcagcaacGAAGCGTAGTACCAACCCTTTCCGTTTTgagttacagttttttacaatcgctatgacagttttttcaatatctTAAACAacttttctaaactcttaacgcaccaacacacctaccacacacaattggtaAAACTGTTCATTTCATACttaaatcacacattgtaaactaaactgaAACACtgattgtcataacacaaaaatacactaaacatgacaccatgtctaccaaacacaCGTTCTCTTTTCAGGAACAtctagtcaatcatagcacaatgtcacaaaaacactaacatcagatggaatcacagaaactgcattcatttatgcaggtatgtgtcaggcctcacagtatatggattatagattgtgtttgcaatgcagtttcttttgaagcctctgtacatttttgttttgttgggttttgtaaatgcatgcattttgtttcttttgctgcataaattcagaacaaaaatgaatgacccatctcagagtagctttatagaatgtacggttactgcattgaaaaaaagaagacagaaacataattgctgcagtaaaggcttcatttgcaacaggacattactgcaagaaatatgcaatacatCCCTCGTGCaggcattactgtattcttactttcttcgtgttgttgtattgttctttttccacacaaaATCAGCCTaaagaggtcctctttactGTATATACAATATGGTCAtgcaattgaaagaacctcaacaccatagtgtttcctagttgggaatcagctgtgatttgcagtatttgcataacttcatctgtttctcagtagcaatagaataaaatacaggggatatgtttgtgtttcaattcacaatataaacagctgttccctttgactttagccaataaaggttttgaacatgatgtgatct
The Hypomesus transpacificus isolate Combined female chromosome 22, fHypTra1, whole genome shotgun sequence genome window above contains:
- the LOC124484481 gene encoding LOW QUALITY PROTEIN: GTPase IMAP family member 7-like (The sequence of the model RefSeq protein was modified relative to this genomic sequence to represent the inferred CDS: deleted 1 base in 1 codon), with protein sequence MVLVGKTGAGKSASGNTILGTEQFQVDFSAQSVTRQCERANGKASGTETMVSVIDTPGLFDSELSESSVRTKLVECIALSSPGPHVFLLVVALGRFTEEEQMAVARVQEIFGEAVSKHTMVLFTCGDKLKGKKIEDFIEARDATLQKLMKESGNRYHVFNNENMEDREQEQQLLEKVTVMTEENRGQFHTNDMYQEVESAIQRRQEELRQRYEKEPRVKEKLESELERMMGEMKLKDKTIDDLRRQVLREEAEKDIDKNPGMVDQFAKVLWPDCSTQ
- the si:ch211-151p13.8 gene encoding UPF0687 protein C20orf27 homolog; the protein is MATGRKGSTSKGGGVRFPDDDEPPGSPTRRDDLSNDASIIAIPEKDGGFLVKAGFLKTQHRYEIVFTMLEVPSLGKDVCSLLPSSSSSPTARADLRVTRLSPTPEGGVRVTCEYTTHQEGVLQEELTLGSRGRRDRGLRVRLQARVMDRHHGTPMLLEGVRCLGTEKDNDSKHSDRKRI